The DNA window ATTTAGCGCTAAACCCTCACGACATGTTAACGCTCTCGGAGGAGAGAAAATACCAACCAACCATAACGACATGTCTTATCCAGCCACTTAGACAGCGCTCCTCAAACTTTAGTACTTTATCAAGACATACAAGAGATTCTAttgagaaaaataagctacttaaatgATCTACTTACAAGATACTGCTTactatacataaaataacaacccatattcggctcactgctgagctctagtctcctcgcagaatgtgaggggttaggccaatagtccaccacgctggcccaatgcggattggcagacttcacacacgcagcgaattaagaaaattctctggtatgcaggtttcctcacgatgtttttccttcaccgttggagacacgtgatatttacctaatttcttaaaatgcacacaactgaagagttggaggtgcatgccccggaccggattcgaacccacatcctccggaattggaggtagaggtcatacccactgggctatcacggctcatatttaaatatgaataatattaatttcgtatagtataagggtccgaaatacggggtcgatatcaattaataaatgttaaggatttcattgaaaattcaatttaaaaattatgttaataaactccaaaaacattttgtgacgtcaagatgtaggtataatattattttgatgtcaataaaaaaataaataaaggcctTATTCCTTATGGGAGAGGGGATATGGGTTTTAAACCCTCCACATTGCTCCAATGGAGAATGTCCaccatttttaaatgttagctttctgtattctctgttgaaaataaaaaatactcgtgaaatTTCAATACTCTCTCTAAGGCGTCTCATTTATCCGCCCCTTATGTTGAGAACCGCTGGCCTGGCGTCTTCCCCTTTTGTCAAATAGGCTTGTATAAATTCTTGCATAATGGTTATTTCTTAATTTGTGTTGATGGTTAATTTTGTACACAACGATGCTTTGGTGAttgaattttagtttatttaggtAGTAGATATGTACTTAATACTATAGATTTTAAACTATTTCATACTTCAGTCAAATAGAGATAGATTTTTTACTTGAATTGGTACATCTAGATACCAgaggcgaaggatggaatttaaaTGAAGTTAAGCCGTCCTAAAGAAAAAGATATACATAAAGCGGGGTACCAACTCCGGTTTcttatatatctagatacagtacaacaatgaataggtatgcatggatttttaaacccGAAGAGAACCGGTTTGCATCTCTTTGCCCCTGATATGTATGTAAACTCGGCAAGTAAGATCCTATTCGCACAAAAGTTTATTTAgcagacgttaaaaaagtgcttaaatacaaaaaatacattccCAATTAGGTATATATGTTCACGACagagttttaaaaaattcacgacgtttttttatcgagcagtcttgcattttcaattttgggcgttggaagtagaccaacatttttattagctgataatataatatacttagcaaggtgatagctgacatacAGCTATCACCTTGCAAAGTATATTTAGGAGACAACCCGTATACACATATATTTAtagctagctgacgccgcgcggttttacccgcttggttccgttcccgtaggaatacggggataatatataatagcctataagcttcctcgataaatgggctatctaacactgaaagaatttttcaaatcggaccagtagttcttgagattagcgcaagcaaacaaacaaactcttcagctttataatattagtatacatttgcACCTTACAATAACGAAAACAAGTTAGGAGAGAGAACATAATACGAAGATATCAGCacacaaaaggcggccttatcacTATGTAGCGATAAGGTCAAGCAACCTTTGGTTTAGGAAAACATAGGGACTTCAGCAGGTTCATCAAAatcatctataataataaaatttatttatccctaaaaacagaatttcacaagAACAATGTCGCGAGGGTCTCCTAGTTAGGTACCTGAGGTATTAATGCTGCTTTATAACCGAACATTAATTTCCCAAAATCCGAATTCGTAATAAAACTTAaagctatttaattaacatttatgtAATAGTAAAATTTGAGTGCCACCCTTACCTTACCCCGTCGCGTTGTCTCGAAAGGGGGTGAAATGGGACCCCCACGAAGTACGAAATGTCTTTCGCGCGAGGAATAAATAAGGTGTGCACAGTACCTAACCACCTACGCAATGTATCGATTTTAGTGAGGGAACTTTGGGAAACAACGTTTTGATGAcgctaaactaaataaattaatacataataaattaaattcacttCATTAATAAATGCTAAAATTCATAATGCAACTCAGAATAGAGTTTAAAAATCTGAGCAATGAAAGatgttgaataataataatgtttttgaaaaaGAACTCTTTTTGAACCtataaagttttcaaaataagaactttataaaatccataattatttattggaaaattaattaataatgtttttgaaaaaagaattttaaagaaaactttGTAACGTTTTAAAATAAGAACGTTTCTAATAAAACTCAGAATAGAGTTTAATAATCTGAGCAATGAAAGatgttgaataataataatgtttttgaaaaaagcACTCTTTTAGAACTtataaaagttttcaaaataagAACTTTATAGAAACCATAATTATATATTGGAAGATGTTTCAATAGGTATacaattttagaatattttaagAAGGTAGAATTAAAATTACCTAAATATGCTGAGACTAATAATTtatagacccgcaacacctGACTTCACTTCTGTGACTGTTctgtgagcgtaagagctaagctaattaccctctacgacacgcacacaagcgtacttatcgtagcgtagcgatgcgtcaagggctcccatttcggggcccATAAAACGGCtgacgaatcctgcgactacacactatttAAGTCATAgctttaagagtcggtacaagGTACATTATAACTCTATAGTCTATGTGATATAAATCTATGCCTATATGAAAGTAAATCGGTTTTATCGCTGTAATTACCTACAAACATAAGAATATGAGTCTTATCACCATATCCTCAGGTTCATGGGCATAGGGCATTATGATGTGTTCTATGCCATATGAACAATTACCTAACTCCGGGTTGTTACTTTCTGAGAGATTatttgaagaaagaaaatccaATAAAAGTCTAGTAACTATTTACTAGTTACCTATTGGTAGGTATATACCATAGATACGATAGGTATATAGACATACCTAATGTATACTACGTTTCCCATTTATTTACTCACTTGTAAATATATATTCCGCTTCCACCAAGAATTTGATATAACCGTTTGAAACTTCGCCGCGCGCTCGTTTTGAATTTAGATTGCATCTAGGGCTGCTACCTTCTACGAGTgggtacttaatattattttattatatttatgcataccactgcgtcacggagactgtcaaaatcaaatgttattaaataatgttgataatgattaattagtcaaaaacttaaaactaaaattaagagggttccaaacgcgccttcgTTCATTTATGACCTATAGATTCCTTATTTTTTCTCTTGTAAAGTTCTAATTTaatacttcataaaattacgatctagctacctaattagtaatttaactttaacataaacttataatatattattaatgggGGGGCGACACATAGGGTAGATGGCCACGCAGACTCCGGCAGCCTGATTGCGCGTATGCTGTCAAGCGAGGGCGAGTGGcagaaatatgcacaaatgctccggaaaataatgataagaaaggaagaaaaggaaaaagagaagaaaaagaaatgggaaataccctagaggcagttagcacgatgtaatgccatgcagttctgtgctaactctgacgataataaataaatataaaataataataataataatatgtctcatatattattattatactaagataatgtccaataattTAATCTGAGTCTTTCACTAACTGTTATTTTAGGTCACTGTGTTCAAGTGATCTTCCAagtagcacttaacactacactatcactagtcactaaacactaactcaaatgaTTTGGTCCGTATAAGTCGCCTCACTGTATTCGTAACATGGACCAGCTTGATTGCCATTACGTAAACATCGACTTTACGTGATGGTGAAGTCTTTGTTCATGagcttgagattttttttaaattatttacctatagaTTCTTAGCGTATTCAATTTTAACTCTAACTCCAATACAATGGTCTCAGTAAATcggtttatatatttatttattttttttaaccgacttccaaaaaggaggaggttctacgttcggctgtatgtatgttttttttatgtatgtccagcgataatttattttttatttattttgtaccaatattagtaacacacaaaagtaaaaagaaaaacagtggacaaggaaacacttatctctataagagatctccgccagtgacccttggcagtaggagagattttaaaaaaaagaaatggataggtacaacagaaaaaaagtgaggaaacatattatacttaatacataaataataaaagtaaataatattaaatacatcaaaaataacactaataaataaattaaaataaatatataaattataacagtacatatcaatattatatataaataataactaaataaatacatatatacatacatacatataatataacgatctatgatgataaagaaagataGCGGATGGATGTAGAATTTATCGGATGGATGTAGGTACAAATACACGACCGCGTTCGTACCGGAATGTAAAATTGCTCGGCTTTAGCGGTACGGTCGTACCCAACCGCGACCTCTGACCAGTTTCACTACCGCGTTTTATTCATCGTTccaataaacaatttatttaaaattaaaccacAGGCAAGTGCTATGAATATGCCGACAAAagatagataaatattaaacagagCTAACTTCGATGCAAGCGATTTCGAATGGTTCGTATCATAGATTGAAAGACTTGAAAGTAACGAAACCATATGAGTTGGCATATTGTGACGAAATTAATGATAGTTTATTGTAAAGTGCTACATTAAAGATGACGCGAAAAAAAGACAAATTGATGGGtaggttatcatcatcatatcagccgatgacgtgcactgcaggacataggtcttttgtagggttctctgcgtgtgtgaagtctgccaatccgcattgggccagcgtggtggactattggcctaacccctctcattctgcgaggagactcgagctcggcagtgagccgtatatgggttgataacgacgatatatacatagttcgaagatccgatggacgttggggtcccaaggtgctgggatggcgaccccgcaccgaaaagcgcagtgttgggcgaccccccactaggtggaccgaggatatcaagcgggttgtagagagccgctggatgctggcgtctcGAGATCATTGtgcttagaggtccatgcaagaggcctatgtccagcagtgggcgtcTATCGGcggataaggtaaggtaaggacaTCAGCTAGCCTGTACAAACGTTCACAAGTACctatatttgcattttaaaaaaagctgttataataataataatttctttatttatggcaacaaaggcccattggttagttacattaagataacttataaaatatgttagaaGATACACAATTACATTTAAGAGGATAGaataaatacattaacaatctcctcaccgcaccaaaacagaaaaccgataaaccgatagtaaaaaaaataataatatctcaaGAAACAGAACAGTGGCAACCCTGTGCTGCAAGAAAGCAAAGTAAAGAGCAAAGTTAGATTGAAAGGCGCCGCAGCGAGCGACGTGCAGCCGCGACTTGGATTCCTTCTCCGCTTCATATTAAACTTGACTGCCTCTGTTGTCTCTGCTTGACAAAGGTCTCAGGTTCGATTTTTGACGTGAaacgtctttataatatactagcggacgcccgcgacttcgtccgcgtaaaaatcgatgtcaactttcaacccctatttcacattctattttacaagttttataacttatacctaataaacagtccacttatcattttacatttataaatgtacctagaaaaattaaggactttccgtaaaaactttctacccctacttcacccatttctgattttgttttcgcaacaaaaagtatcctattatccttctacgtattatggtctcaaatcgtcttaagtatcatttgaattcattctgtagtttcagcgtgatgcccggtcaaaaaaaggcaaacTTACAAatctcttataatattagtatagatgtgtaacgtatatgtaatgtatttttcaaCCTAAAGTTTCACAtgatacctatttatttacttaccgtGTTTTTGACGTTGAAAAATATCGACGTTTTGGACTCcttcttcacacaggaagtaaaagtaaaagaaaatgtaatgATTTTAACTATGTTGTTCATTATAATGTAGCTGtatatttttacacgctttaaattagcttcacttgaaagtatgtgtgtaaaaaatattgaaatcttaattttacccacttcccggtcttggaaattttgcacacgctctgagatAAAACATGacaagctaagaaacgtcatttcaaatccaatatggcggccttcccAAGATGGCAgattgaaatccacccccatgatatggatatcaaatgaaagggtttgctgtcaggaatacaaaaCAATAGTCAAGTGACTAAAaaccaatatttgtaatttttagtgcgtgctaaaacgtgttttttagtttcttaaactatttaaagttatttaaagaaaagttGAGTTTTTTCCGGCTCTTCttaacaggacctgccttccaaaccggtagagtcattacaaatagtcaaacttgacgtttgaaaagtgcttgtaaactaagcccatttgaaataaacgaattttgattcagatttacttacttatttaaattaaccTCTTACAACAAAGACAAAAGTACCTAAGTCTTCGCAACAAACATCGGCGGGTATGGTGGGTATAAACTCCAATTCCCATCACATgatgaattataataataaaattgcttCCATAACAAAATTCAGCCACAAAATGTAGCACTTAACACCACATAACGCCGTCATACGTATAAGATAGGAGAATTATacgtaattatgtaaataagtaaGCCGTGCGCTCCCCGGTAACCCCCCTCCACCCAAGGCGACCCCCCTTTCGCGAAAACCAGCGATATTATAACTTTGTGCGCCTTCTAGTTTCAACTATGGAGATGGACTCGCTATTGGAAATTATTTTTCGGCGGTAGTTTAGATCGGGTTggatttttagtttgttttgagatccaattttgtattaaataattgtaattttcgtTTACGTCAGTTTAAgcaaaattatcaagtaaatTTTCAGTTTGAACAAAATCGATGAAACGAAAAACCGAAATCCATACATGTCAAAAGAGCCGAAAACGCCGCTGCAGTCTCATTAAAGGAAGGTGGTTTacagaaaataaagaaatcttaaattatttattattcttccGGACCAAGAGGCGTTTGGAAttctcgtaactttagttttgaGTTTTAGagtaattatcaccattatcaatgAACAAATAGCATTAACTGATGAAAGAGCTCGTTAAcaaaacctaattgaaataaattaactttaactttgACAGCCTTATCCCCTAACCACTGTATTAGTCTATATGACTTCGGACCATAAAGCTGGAACAAGCTATAAAACATTGAACTTTgtttctaagaaattctcattTGGAAAGTTGGTTTTGTTGGATCCCGTAACTCGTTGAAAACATACTTATAAGCCCCGAGAGCCTTAGTCACTTATCATATATCGTGCGATCGTGATCGAAACAGAGTTACAATGCCCGCCATCGTACATTGAAGCAGCGTCGTGCGTCTAAGCTCCAACTCCCTTCTACGAGGAGGGAGATTTGACCTCCAAAAGATGACgctaaccattttttttatttaaataatatttgccttaACTTAAAAATGACCAACATTTCTGTTCCCGTCCGCTCATTAATGGATAACAAtagttaacacgttcgctgcggtacgaggtcaattaacctcgtaagtctagcgtcttcaagatatacggggtcgatggacctcgtatcACACAacgttttagtatgaggtcaaaaaacctcgtaatgcaccagaggaaagtacaaaaaaaaacagtgttgCAGCGAACGTATTAAAAGGACGGAGACCGAACTCGTGAAAGCTCGAAGTAGCTTTTTGGAACTGTTGAagctttaaaaattatattacgaGTAAGTTCATCTCCATGTTAGGAGCACCGCAGTAACAGTGTTCTAAGAAGTACTCAAGCGGCGCCATCTTGAATCTCATCCCGCGCCGTTACTTACGTGCcgcgtattaaaatattatacatacgtATACACGTATAGCGAACTTGGCGGTTTTGTTACAGAAGATTAATGCCGGCAACTTGGTGGAGGAATTCTATCTATTGTTACGTTTGGCTTATTGGCTCTATTATGTAGGTACGGAAACTTATTGCGAGGGATCTTATAACATCTAAGTACCCTCATCGAAAATTTTTACATAGATATGATACTAGCGCATCggaactgaggcgaacaaaggtggctaattgtcttcatttcatttcatcatcatcatcatcatcaccatcatcactaacagccgatggacgtccactgctggatatagacctcttgcatggacttccaaacaaaacggtctcgagccgcgagtaacccgcttgatgtcctcagcccacctagtggggggtcgaccaacactgcgctttccgatacggggtcgtcattcctgcaccttgggaccccaccgtccatcggctcttcgaactatgtggcctgcccattgccacttcagcttcgcgactcgctgagctatgtcagtgactttggttcttctgcggatctcctcatttctgattcgatcactcagagaaaccccaagcatagctcgctccatcgcccgctgagtgactttgaccCTATTATTCAGgatatataaaaactatattatatgtatacatacataaatatattgtaggaaatagtagtctgagacggatatgacgtcgctcggtctcgtgccgacgctaggtgggacgacttgtttccgtaaagagtagggagttagagaggggtaacgatcgttggcgggaacgacttgcgatgtAAGGTGCTTATCGTACACCGTACACgtcggcttcagtatgttgtcctgacaaatgttgtgaatcattaacctttgttcgacattagttttcttatttttctaatCCACTTCTgtgtctgctaaaaatattataatgtcttGTAAACacgaaattgtgcatgtgtgcactcagtggagtagctaaattcggatcactttgtgcggtgattttgtaggcacgtaaaaCATCTAATAATTACTCGTAATATCGTTGGCTAGGACTACCATAATTTCGATAGCGGCTAAGGATGTTCTAAATCAAATagattaaaattctaaattcgtttatttctagACTATACTATATCGTATAGTGAAATTAAAAGCGTTAGCACGAATTACtttctaataaaaatgaaataaactaaaagataactaaatatttcaaaattaaagtgAAGTTGTTCTAAGTACAATTTTATAGGTCCAAATTGCGTGCCaagaaatatcacgtaaagATAAAATGAGACATTGTCGATCAATAACGGctaaccggaaatatcgctttcGCGAAAGCGAaaacgaaagagagagagagcggCCGCTATTTTTCTCGAGGTTTAAGTCGTGGGTCAAATGTTATATTGGTCAATCAAAGTCACTCGGTGGACGATGGAGTGGATGAaaatctttgcgtgatcgaatcagaaataaggagatccacAGAACAACCAATCACCGACGTTGTTCAGCGAGTCACGGAACTGAAGTGTCACATACTTTGAAGAGTGATAGACATCCCAAGATGGTGGAAGgccgacccccactaggtggaccaacgACATCATGCTTCTTAcagggaatcgctggatgctggcgaatCGAGACCGTGGTTATTGGAAGAAACCTATGTCATTGATAGTCCAGCGGCTGATAAAGATGAAGAATAAGATTATATCAACCgtgtaaatgtatttttatgaaataacaCTCAACGAGGCGTAGTTTTAGAACCAGGTCTTTTTTTGTACATTGACATTCTACGATCCATTGACATGAGACCCATTTCTAATATTTCGTCAATTTCACACATCTCTTTACAATACATTGGCAGAGCGTTTCCATCGACACATACGTTAACTAGCCCCCTAGGCTTTCTGTCTAAGAGTTTTTGATACATTAACACTTTTAACAACTTCTTTAAAGTCAAGTAACTAACATTGTTATACGCCAAATTTAAGTAAGCTACTGCATTATTTCCCCGACAGTATTTTAAACCGTCctctaattttgtattaaataggCTGAATGGATCATTGTAATCTCCAAGCTTTTCTTCCACCATATAAACAGCTTTATCGTAAAACATAAAGTCAAAATTTGGACTACTCTTTGCATCCAAAGATTTAATCGAACTCTCCTTCTCCAATTTCCCTTTCTTCGTAGCTTGAACTGGAACTGGTCGTACACTCTTTTTTTTGGTAACTTTTTTATCAAATTCGCCTGTTCTCAATTCCTTTACCATCTCAACTATCATGTCATTCTTATCTTTGAAAAATTGCAAGTGTCTTCTTTTTTCAGCTAATATTTCTTCTTGTGTTAAAACGAATGATTGTAGGGAATCCAGTATGAGACATGCTCCATCATCTGTAAGTGTATTATCTGCTAAATTAATGTAGCTTAATTGTCGATTGGATCTTAAAGATTCTGCTAAATACGCTACACCGTTATCAGTGATTCTATTAGAACTCAGGATGAGCACTGACAGTACTTTGGAAGCAGGCAAAGGATAAGCCAGCTTTTCGGAAATGTTTTTCAAAACTTTATCGTTTATTCTACATCGAGCCAGTGATAGATAGCGTATATTATTCGGACCGTCTAATAGAATATCATAATTTGCTTGAAGAAAAAATGTATCATCTAAATTAACTTCAGATATATGACTGATTTTGACACATTTGTTCATTTCATAAATCGTATATTGGTCCAATCCACGGTTTATCGTAATCTTCGTGAGGTAGATTTGATATTTGATAACAAGTGCCATAGTTAAGAATAATAAACTAGGTATGTGACTGTTTTTGTTGAATTTCAATTCAACTATGTTCCCAATGACGTCAGTGTAAGCTGTGATCCAGACAGCATTTTGACGATTCGAGTATTGTGATATACCGGCTGAAGATTTATCTTTTCCATCTGTTGATCCGATATCGTATTTGgatatattttgattaatacgactcttatttttatttctgtctgTTGCTAGACTGATATATTCGtctgtaaaaattaatattcaaagtCATTTAATACGTTGTTTTGTTCtaaataactagcggaagcccaCGATTATATTTTCCATCCATAGacttaatccggcactgccaCAAAATtcattcttagcggacgtcgCCTATAAACTACCTACCTGCCGAATAtcatctttctacgtcaagcAATAAtttttttcgacatttattgATGCTTTcgctttaatatatttattatagatatacGATACCTTACTATTTCCATAAAAATAGTTTgagttaataatatatagccttcctcgataaatgggctatttaacactgaaagaatttttcaaatcgcaccagtaattcctgagattagtgcgttcaagcaaactcttcagctttataatattagtatagatttttgctTTGCTCTTACTTTGCACTATTTTGGTGAAGATGATAGGTTTCCCCATCTGATACTGGCCACAGGCCCACGGCAAGAAGTTGATGAGATCGTCGGGCCTCGGACGGTTGTCTTGCTTCTCTTCCAGCGATGGGGTCTCCATGGCATTTGTTGACATTTTATTTCCCTCCTCGAATAACGTAAATCATTTGCCGAATATCCTCCTTAAAACGAGCAATTATTTTCAGGAAATACGAAGAAATTGTGCCTATACCTGTCAAAATTAGATACTTATGTAAGTAAAAACTTGTTCTTTTCACGTAATTTCTTTCAATATATTTGTCACAATGTCATTTTTGGCACTATTCTATCATGATAATTTATGGTATTGAATGTTTAAAAGAAGATTTTataagaatttatcaaaattaggTAAGTAAAAACATGCAATGATATTAAGCAAAATTGTTATTTTcacaaaaaattatatctaatgCTTAATTTCTTTCAATATACCTGTcataattttgttatataaataaatacattaaaatgaaCACATAAATAGTTAAATGAACACTTTATAAGAATTACGTACAAATTAATtctaaaggagatcattcatgctctttcattcattcattcattcattcatcacgcATTCATTTTGGGCTCTTTTTAAAAGTGCCAGCCAACAAAAAAATGGCATGTTACATTATAACTAGACATTTTTAGCAGTCGTTAGTACCTATGACACAAATGTTGTAGGAACcaggttatacaggttcgatgacgaTCTATAAAAGAGGAATAGGTATTCCACATTGCCTGTTTTTGTTATTCCTCCAAGGGATTAGGCAGCGTTTCCGATGAAAGTTTATAAGCAGATTAGGTTTTTTCAACACTTTATTATcgtcatataaataatatacttacacaaaatcttgacaaattataCCTGTATCAAAACATTCCTCATAAATCACTCTATTTATCGGCGAAAtactgcactagaaagcgcagtgttggtcgaccccccaccaggtggactgacgacatcaagcgactaACAGAGaatcactggatgcaggcggctcaggatcttAATGTTTGGGAGTCCCTGTAGAAGACCtatttcctgcagtggacgtctacggttggtatgatgatgatgataatcgtggaaatctaaatttattaaaaatc is part of the Bicyclus anynana chromosome 25, ilBicAnyn1.1, whole genome shotgun sequence genome and encodes:
- the LOC112056619 gene encoding uncharacterized protein LOC112056619, coding for MSTNAMETPSLEEKQDNRPRPDDLINFLPWACGQYQMGKPIIFTKIVQNEYISLATDRNKNKSRINQNISKYDIGSTDGKDKSSAGISQYSNRQNAVWITAYTDVIGNIVELKFNKNSHIPSLLFLTMALVIKYQIYLTKITINRGLDQYTIYEMNKCVKISHISEVNLDDTFFLQANYDILLDGPNNIRYLSLARCRINDKVLKNISEKLAYPLPASKVLSVLILSSNRITDNGVAYLAESLRSNRQLSYINLADNTLTDDGACLILDSLQSFVLTQEEILAEKRRHLQFFKDKNDMIVEMVKELRTGEFDKKVTKKKSVRPVPVQATKKGKLEKESSIKSLDAKSSPNFDFMFYDKAVYMVEEKLGDYNDPFSLFNTKLEDGQHTEADVYGVR